In Mustelus asterias chromosome 17, sMusAst1.hap1.1, whole genome shotgun sequence, the following are encoded in one genomic region:
- the LOC144506267 gene encoding tubulin alpha chain-like: MRECLSIHIGQAGVQLGNACWELYCLEHGIQPDGQMPSDKTIGGGDDSFNTFFSETGAGKHIPRAVFIDLEPTVIDEVRTGTYRQLFHPEQLITGKEDAANNYARGHCSIGKEIVDLVLDRIRKVADQCTGLQGFLIFHSFGGGTGSGFTSLLMERLSVDYGKKSKLEFSIYPAPQISTAVVEPYNAVLVTHCTLEHSDCAFMVDNEAIYDICRRNLDIERPTYTNLNRLIAQVVSSITASLRFDGALNVDLTEFQTNLVPYPRIHFPLLTYAPLISAEKAYHEQLSVSEITNACFEPANQMVKCDPRQGKYMACCMLYRGDVVPKDVNASIATIKTKRSISFVDWCPTGFKVGINYQPPTVVPGGDLAKVQRALCMLSNTTAISLAWTRMNLKFDKMYAKRAFVHWYVGEGLEEGEFQDAREDMASLEKDYEEVGVDSSSLDRKAEEEE; the protein is encoded by the exons CGTGAGTGTCTTTCAATCCATATTGGCCAGGCAGGTGTACAGCTCGGTAACGCTTGCTGGGAGCTGTATTGTCTGGAGCATGGGATCCAGCCGGATGGGCAGATGCCCAGTGACAAGACCATCGGAGGTGGTGATGACTCTTTCAACACCTTCTTCAGTGAGACAGGAGCGGGTAAACACATCCCGCGAGCTGTGTTTATAGATCTGGAGCCCACTGTGATTG ATGAGGTCCGCACCGGTACCTACCGACAGCTCTTTCACCCCGAGCAGCTCATCACTGGCAAGGAGGATGCGGCTAATAACTACGCACGGGGCCACTGCTCCATCGGAAAGGAAATTGTGGATCTGGTCTTGGATCGCATACGGAAGGTG GCTGATCAATGCACAGGACTGCAGGGTTTCCTCATCTTCCATAGTTTTGGGGGTGGCACTGGCTCGGGCTTTACTTCCCTCCTCATGGAAAGACTCTCCGTCGATTATGGCAAGAAATCCAAGCTGGAGTTTTCCATTTACCCTGCGCCACAGATTTCCACCGCGGTGGTCGAGCCGTATAATGCTGTGCTGGTCACCCACTGCACCCTGGAGCACTCTGACTGCGCCTTCATGGTGGACAATGAGGCCATTTACGATATCTGTCGGCGTAACCTTGACATTGAGAGACCAACTTACACCAACCTCAACCGTCTCATTGCACAAGTAGTGTCGTCCATCACGGCCTCACTCCGGTTCGATGGTGCCCTCAACGTGGACCTGACTGAGTTCCAGACCAACCTGGTTCCCTATCCCCGGATCCACTTTCCATTGTTAACCTACGCACCTCTTATATCTGCTGAGAAGGCTTATCACGAGCAACTCTCAGTGTCGGAGATCACCAACGCCTGCTTTGAACCAGCCAACCAGATGGTGAAGTGTGACCCCCGCCAGGGCAAGTACATGGCGTGCTGCATGCTGTACCGAGGAGACGTGGTGCCCAAAGATGTCAATGCCTCCATCGCCACCATCAAGACCAAGCGCTCAATCTCATTTGTTGATTGGTGTCCAACTGGGTTCAAG gttGGTATCAACTACCAGCCCCCGACGGTGGTACCAGGGGGGGATCTGGCAAAGGTGCAACGGGCGCTCTGTATGCTGAGCAACACCACTGCAATTTCCTTGGCTTGGACCCGCATGAACCTCAAATTTGATAAGATGTACGCCAAGCGGGCCTTTGTCCACTGGtacgtgggggaggggctggaggaaggggagttccaggatgcaCGGGAGGACATGGCCTCACTTGAGAAGGATTACGAAGAAGTGGGCGTCGATTCATCCTCACTGGACAGAAAGGCAGAGGAGGAAGAATAA